The Salinivibrio kushneri genomic interval TATTTTACGTACGCTGGTCACACTGCCTGTCATCGCGGGGATTGCGCACCTGATTTTCTAATTAGACATCACGCATAAGCCGCCATGCGCGTCCCAATACATCATCAACGCCTCACTGTTTGTGGGGCGTTTTTTGTTAACGCGTCCTCGTTGTTGTGATGCAAGCTCTCTGTCGTATCAACCCCCTATGGGCAGCAAGGGGCATACCTTGGTATGCTGGACGCAGCGGCGAATGGGAGGCGGGATGAAAATAGTGACTCTTCATGGGTTATACATGCATGGCGTATTTTTGATTCCGCTGTGCGAGCGCTTGGAAAAACAAGGGCATCAGGTACTGAATGTTTCTTATAATACGCTTAATCCGGATCTGGATGATATCACCGCTAAGATAAATGCTTTTATTGGCGACCAGCCCGCGGTCTTGGTTGGTCACTCGATGGGCGGACTCATTATTCGCCGTTACTTGGAACAGCACACAGAGCAGAACGATAGACCACCTCTCGACATTCGTGCCGTGATCACCTTGGGCACACCGCATCAGGGCGCGAAGTTGGCACGTATCTTTGGCGATCTGGGGTGGGGCGGCTGGTTGTTTCAACGCAGCGAAGAGATGCTTATCCCTGACAAGGTCAAACCCTGGCAAAACCTTCCGCCATTACATAGCCTTGCCGGCGATTGCCCGTGGGGACCCGCTGGATTGTTATTAAAAGACCAAGTTTGCGATGGCACTGTGCTGGTTGAAGAGACCAAAATCGAGGGCATGATCAGTCACGATCTGTACCCGGTGACCCACATTGCCCTCCTATTTTCTCGTCGGGTCAGTGATCGTGTGATTCAGTTAGTCGCTCAATATACGTCGGCGGCTGTGCCAGCCGCCGAGGGCTAAAGTGGTGATTTTATAAGGTCACTTTAGTTCGGATGATTCGTGTTCTCCCACCCAAGTCTTAACAAATGTGCCATCGGGATCGTACTGTGCTGCTTGTTTATCGAGATTAAATCGGCGGCTGCCGCGCGGATCGGCACCAACGCCTGCTAAGTATTGCCAATTGCCATAATTAGCCGCTACATCAAAATCAATCAGTTGTTGTTCGAAGTACGCCGCGCCATAGCGCCAATCAACGCCTAATTCATGGATTAAGCAGCTGGCGACCAATTGTCGACTGCGATTAGAGAGCCAACCCGTTTGCTTAAGTTGGCGCATCGCCGCATTGACGATAGGAAAAGGCGTGGTGCCTTCACGCCACGCCATAAAGGCTTCGGCATAAAAGGTCGTGAGTGGCCGTTTGTTGGCAATGCCTTTAAAGGCAAAAAAACGGGCACCGTAGTGATACAGCATCCATTGGAAATACTCGCGCCACAATAGCTCGAAATATAGCCAATAGGTGGACTCGTTCTTCTCGACATTGCGCTCATAGCGATCGAGCTCTGCAGCGACCCAGCGCACGGATAAACTGCCGTTAGCTAGCCAGGCCGATAAGCGTGACGAAAAATCCCAACCATCCAAGCCATTTCGCGTTTCTTTATAACGCTGAATGCGGTGAGTATCCCAAAGGTAATGATTGAGCTGCGCGCGGCCGGCTATTTCACCGCCCTGATAAGGGGCTATTCGGCGATCAGACAAGGGCGCGGGGTCGGACTTAATCGCTGTGATGGGGGCAGGCAACGACTCAGGCACCGGCAGCGGCAGGCGCGGCATGAGCTCCCGTTTTTCCACCGCTTTACGGAATTGGGTAAACGTGGCAGGGATATCCGGTAAATCAAAAGGTAGTTGGTGCTGGGTAAACAAGGTGTGAGCATCCGAGACGACCACTCGCTGTGGAAAGCGCTCGACCAGCATATCAACCTGATGACGCTCGCGCGTGCCTGGGTGATCCGTCACGCCAATAAGATCAAACGCGTGATCCATACACAAATTCGCCACCACCTCGAGCGGCTTGCCGGTGCGAATGATCAGCTTTTGTCCCATCGCATCCAGCGCGCGATGCAGCTCGGTTAAGCTTTGCCATAAAAACGCTTCTCGTGGAGCTCCGAGGTGCTTGCTTTGAAAGTGATCCGCGCGATACCAATTTGGATCAATCACAAACACGCAGGTTAGTTGATCGCAGCTCGAGGCTAAATTGGCGAGTGCAGGGTTATCATGTATTCGAAGGTCGTGGCGAAACCACATTAATCCGCGTTGCATACATCTCTCCTTTTTCTCACCAATACGCCAAGAGGCCACCGCCGGATTGCTTGATGTGTCTCGTTGGCGGACAATTCATCGATATCATGTAGCAAAGCCTCTCGCTCACATTCGTAACTCAACGGTTGTGGGTGAGTGTAGTGGCTAGGCGTTAGATTTGTCGCTGCCGTTGTGCCCACATACCAATAAAAATAAAGGTCGCGACCAAGCCGGCAAAAAGCCAATGATCTGGCCATCCGCGCATTTGTCGTGCCAACCAAGGGGAGACGGCGATAATAAAAGCACCGTAACCAAAGGCATTGATCGCCACAAAAACGAGTGTACGCACGATAAAATGATGGCCGGTCAGTAAACGGCGTAGCGTCCGGTTGATATCATTGCCAAAAACCACCAACAGTGACGCGACAATCGCCACTGCAATATCACTGAGCCAGGGTGTTAACCATGCGCCCGCCTGAGAAAACCAAGAGATTAAAATATTCATAACGATTTACACTGTGTAGAATGCAGCTAGGTTACTGATTTCTGCTGGCGACTTCCAGCGCGGACTTGGCCCGCGGGAACGCACGATGTAAGGAGAAGGCATGAAGATCGCATCGATCGGGTTAGGGGACATCGCACAAAAAGCCTACCTGCCATTGATGGCCAACTGGCCGGGGCTGGAGTGGGTATTGTGCAGCCGTGATAGCGCGAAACGGGCGGCGCTGGCCACGCAATATCGTGTGAGTGAGACCGCAAGTGATATCCACGAGTGCTTAGCCTTAGGGGTGGATGGGGTGATGATCCACAGCGCGACCGACTCTCATGCGGCCTTGATTCGTACCTGCTTACAAGCAGGCGTGCCAGTGTTTGTCGATAAACCCGTTGCTCAATCAGGCGCGGAGGTTGAAGCCTTATTCAACCTTGCAGAGCAACAACAAACCCCCTTATTTGCCGGGTTTAACCGGCGTTATTTGCCTTTGCTCAACACCCACCTTAATGGCCAGCGCCCTGAAGATGAGCTGGGCACACCGCTTTTATCGTTGCGTTGGGAGAAACACCGTCATGCGCTGCCCGATGCGCCACGTCGTTTTGTTTTTGATGATTTCATTCATCCGCTCGACAGCATTAATGTCCATGGTGACATCAATATTGATGACTTGGATGTGTTTGCGCAATTTAGCGAGGGCTTGCTCGGGCGTTTAGATGTGCGTTGGCACCGCGACAATAGCTTGTTTGAGGCCAGCATGAACCGCCAGTATGGGGTCACCAAAGAAACCATTGCCGCGGCCTATCGTAACGAGTGCTATTTCTTTGATGGCTTTACCCGCGGTGCGCGCATGCAAGACAACGTCACCACACAGCTGACCTTGCCAGATTGGACGGGTATGCAAGCGAGCAAAGGTTTTGCCGCGATGCTCAGCCATTGGTTTGAGGTAGTCAGCGAAGGGCGGATTGATGCTGCTTTAACCGCTCGTAATGTGTCGAGCCACTGGGCCGCGGAAGATTTGGTCGCCTATTGTGAGGCGCTGCGCGATAGCCCCTAGGACACCGCGCCGCACGCTGTGGGTGGTTACGCTTCGACCGACTTCGCCGTGTGTGAGTGGATTAAATAAGGCAGCAACAACTGGCGGACATTAAAGCTGACGTTTAACTTGGCCGCCAGCAAATACAACCCGGCAATTTTACGGTGTAAAAACAGCGCATCCGCCGGCGGCGTGTGCCAATAGCCTTGCTCCATGCTCAGCGCCATCCCTCGGTTACGTAAACGGGTCGCTAAATCGGCGTCGCCAAAATTAAATGGCGCATCCGTTGCGATCGGCTCACACGCCGTGTTCACAAGCTCCAGCACGCTGGCTTTTTGCTCCGGCAAGATGTGCTCGGCAAAAAAGCCAATTTGGGTCAGTGCCGCCTCAATACCCACGTTGTCTTTTTCAATCGCCGCTAAAAATAGCTTGCGATAGCCATCGGTAAAGGTCGGGGCATACTGACGGGTGGCGCCAAAATCGAGCAACACCACACGCCCGGTGTCAGGCTGATACAAATAATTGGCAAAGTTGGGGTCGGTTTGTACTTCACCGAATACAAAGACTTCCTCAAACAGCAACTGGAATAAGCGACTGATCACACGATGACGAATTGTCTCTGAGGCGTTGTTGAGCCGCTCAATCGGTTCTCCTGCCATATAGCTCATGGTGAGAACGCGATCAGAGGTAAGGGCTGCGTGCACTCTTGGCACCATTAAACCGTTGGCATTTTTCAAATGGTCGCCAAACCGTGTCAGTGCTTGTGCTTCTTTGCGGTAATCGGCTTCGTCATGCAGCTGCTGCTTGGCTTCATCGAGTAAGGCTTGATAGTTGGCTTCTTTGGGGAGCAGGCCACTGAGGCGCAATAAGGTGATCACATTATCCACATCGCTATCAATGCTGTCTTTGATGCGCGGGTACTGTACCTTTACCGCCACTTTTTCACCGGCATCGGTATAGGCCTCGTGCACTTGGCCAATCGATGCTGACGCGATGGGTGAGAAACGAAAATGAGTGAACTCAGCCTGCCAATTATCGCCCAGCTCGTCATTAAGTACTGCTTTAAGCTGCGCCGGAGGCATGGGCGTGGCGTTACTGCGTAAGCGGGCGAGCAAATCACTAAGCTCTGGCGGGATCAGATCTCCTGCATCCATCGAAAGCAACTGACCAACCTTCATCGCCGCCCCACGCAAATCCGCCAGTTTATCCGCCACGTGGGCAATATTGGTCGGCGACATTACCAGGTCCTTACGACTCGGCCGATTACCCTGGGCAAACTTTTTGGTTCCTTCCCACGCCACATTCGACGCCACCCGTCCCGCCAACGAAGCCAGTGCACCAAAGCGAGAAAACTTACCATGCGGCACTTTACGATTTTTCATAGCCACCTCCTGAATACGCCACTAAGAATACGGGATAAATAGCAGAATGGTTTGGTGAGACGAGTTGCTCGCTCTCACACAGACGCGAGTTAAAGAGTTAAATCCACAC includes:
- a CDS encoding Gfo/Idh/MocA family protein, producing the protein MKIASIGLGDIAQKAYLPLMANWPGLEWVLCSRDSAKRAALATQYRVSETASDIHECLALGVDGVMIHSATDSHAALIRTCLQAGVPVFVDKPVAQSGAEVEALFNLAEQQQTPLFAGFNRRYLPLLNTHLNGQRPEDELGTPLLSLRWEKHRHALPDAPRRFVFDDFIHPLDSINVHGDINIDDLDVFAQFSEGLLGRLDVRWHRDNSLFEASMNRQYGVTKETIAAAYRNECYFFDGFTRGARMQDNVTTQLTLPDWTGMQASKGFAAMLSHWFEVVSEGRIDAALTARNVSSHWAAEDLVAYCEALRDSP
- a CDS encoding ABC1 kinase family protein, producing MAMKNRKVPHGKFSRFGALASLAGRVASNVAWEGTKKFAQGNRPSRKDLVMSPTNIAHVADKLADLRGAAMKVGQLLSMDAGDLIPPELSDLLARLRSNATPMPPAQLKAVLNDELGDNWQAEFTHFRFSPIASASIGQVHEAYTDAGEKVAVKVQYPRIKDSIDSDVDNVITLLRLSGLLPKEANYQALLDEAKQQLHDEADYRKEAQALTRFGDHLKNANGLMVPRVHAALTSDRVLTMSYMAGEPIERLNNASETIRHRVISRLFQLLFEEVFVFGEVQTDPNFANYLYQPDTGRVVLLDFGATRQYAPTFTDGYRKLFLAAIEKDNVGIEAALTQIGFFAEHILPEQKASVLELVNTACEPIATDAPFNFGDADLATRLRNRGMALSMEQGYWHTPPADALFLHRKIAGLYLLAAKLNVSFNVRQLLLPYLIHSHTAKSVEA
- a CDS encoding DUF3392 domain-containing protein encodes the protein MNILISWFSQAGAWLTPWLSDIAVAIVASLLVVFGNDINRTLRRLLTGHHFIVRTLVFVAINAFGYGAFIIAVSPWLARQMRGWPDHWLFAGLVATFIFIGMWAQRQRQI
- a CDS encoding esterase/lipase family protein, which gives rise to MKIVTLHGLYMHGVFLIPLCERLEKQGHQVLNVSYNTLNPDLDDITAKINAFIGDQPAVLVGHSMGGLIIRRYLEQHTEQNDRPPLDIRAVITLGTPHQGAKLARIFGDLGWGGWLFQRSEEMLIPDKVKPWQNLPPLHSLAGDCPWGPAGLLLKDQVCDGTVLVEETKIEGMISHDLYPVTHIALLFSRRVSDRVIQLVAQYTSAAVPAAEG
- a CDS encoding DASH family cryptochrome, whose protein sequence is MQRGLMWFRHDLRIHDNPALANLASSCDQLTCVFVIDPNWYRADHFQSKHLGAPREAFLWQSLTELHRALDAMGQKLIIRTGKPLEVVANLCMDHAFDLIGVTDHPGTRERHQVDMLVERFPQRVVVSDAHTLFTQHQLPFDLPDIPATFTQFRKAVEKRELMPRLPLPVPESLPAPITAIKSDPAPLSDRRIAPYQGGEIAGRAQLNHYLWDTHRIQRYKETRNGLDGWDFSSRLSAWLANGSLSVRWVAAELDRYERNVEKNESTYWLYFELLWREYFQWMLYHYGARFFAFKGIANKRPLTTFYAEAFMAWREGTTPFPIVNAAMRQLKQTGWLSNRSRQLVASCLIHELGVDWRYGAAYFEQQLIDFDVAANYGNWQYLAGVGADPRGSRRFNLDKQAAQYDPDGTFVKTWVGEHESSELK